Within the Drosophila miranda strain MSH22 chromosome Y unlocalized genomic scaffold, D.miranda_PacBio2.1 Contig_Y2_pilon, whole genome shotgun sequence genome, the region cagggctcaaacgactcggctattgatgctgatcaagaatatatatactttatggggtcggaaacgattccttctggacgttacacacatccacttttaccacaaatctaatataccccaatactcgttttgagtatcgggtataaaaacacattaAGAAGAAAAAGGCTTAAGTTCATTAACGAAGAAGTAAAACGacgagacgaccattttgttcaataataaaagaagaaacaaCAAGTTTTATTAGCTGCAAAAAGACTGTACACATAGATGAATACATATATCATTTTTATTACTTtcgattttattattatttttctaacACACATACTGCTCCCCTTCGAAGaatattttctattatttagGAAGGCCTTattttcaaaagaatttttgtgttGAGCTAAGCAAGACTCACACTTTTTATAGTCAATTCCCCAGCATGAAAACCCAATAGGCAGCCTACTTAATCGTTACAATACATAGTAAGCCTGGTGCGCCGGATCTTACTGCAGCGGGCAAAGCGGATAATCACACGATTCACACGggtttataaaatatataacatACGTCTGAAATACTAAATACACATTCCATGAAAACACTCATACATGTGCACGGGTGTGGATGGATCCTAAGACtaaagcaattaaaaaataCTGCACTGTACCATCGTTTCATCCAAAAGAATACTAAGACTTGAGCAGAGTGGGGATGTCTACTTTGCGCAGAGCGTCTCTTGCTTTGAGGAGCATAGTATTGTGCGGCTGGCCAGTGAGGCCGGCCAAGTGATGCATATACCTGTCAATGTTGCCAACGCTCGGACCGGACGGTTCCAGCGGAGGCAATGGGACACCATTGAGGGCTGCAACCAGCTTCTGGCGCAGACCCTTCACGTACGCCTCCAGTCGCACATTCTCCTCCTTCAGTTCGGCCACCTCGCCCATCACCTTGGCATAGCCAACATTGGTGTTGTCCACGTGCTGCTCCAGCATCGCATTTAAATGTACCACCTTAAATGTACGCTATAATTTAGAATTTAACCTTTTtgaaacaaccacaacaacacaactatcaaacaaaactattttttatttaagttttaatttatttttgattaacttttttttgctgttcctaagaaacaaatccaaaaaaaacgagggggaacgttgtgagttgctgcggacaccgcaaatctacggttatacccgatactaagtcagtatggctctactccggcagacgccgctaatattaaacgacacgacaaagagtgcgtgcgagagagacagaaaatcagtctgagcgtgacgtcgggcgctgcgtagccactgaaaattgatttgttcctattggctataaaaatgatctgatctgatccagattcagcaatctgatagatatggtcattatctatgattctgcgtttttagttttctcgaatgtgcaatattgtggatgcaacagattttcgtcctttgtgtgggcggaagggggtggggcgaaattttgagatacacattttatagtaagatctaacaggagtgcggatgcCAAATttcgttactctagccttaattgtctctgatatttttgattatccccagattttcgtcctttgcgggggcggaaggggttgtggcgaaattttgaaacaaactcgtctcggtccgatatattaggagtgtggataccaaatttggttgctctagcttttgtagtctctgagatctaggcactaatgttttactctaagcaaagccgcctatgctacgtgtgtgttagagagagacagggcgagaaaaaatgaaattgttttcttgatgctggctataataataatacgatccaattcagattacgcagtcttaaagatatggtcattctctacaattctacgtttttggttttctcatatctttaaaattgtggatgccacagattttcgtcctttgtgggggcggaagtgggcgtggcgaagttttgaaatatttttgtagcagtgacatataacagaagtctggatccaaaacatcgttgctctagctcttatagtctttgagcactaggcgctgaagggacggacagacggacatacggacggacggacagacagacagggctcaatcgactcggctattgatgctgatcaagaatatatatactttatggggtcggaaacgattccttctggacgttacacacatccacttttaccacaaatctaatataccccaatactcatttgagtatcgggtataaaaacacattaAGAAGAAAAAGGCTTAAGTTCATTAACGAAGAAGTAAAACGacgagacgaccattttgttcaataataaaagaagaaacaaCAAGTTTTATTTGCTGCAAGAAGACTGTACACATAGATGAATACATATATCATTTTTATTACTTtcgattttattattatttttctaacACACATACTGCTCCCCTTCGAAGaatattttctattatttagGAAGGCCTtatttttaaaagaatttttgtgttGAGCTAAGCAAGACTCACACTTTTTATAGTCAATTCCCCAGCATGAAAGCCCAATAGGCAGCCTACTTAATCGTTACAATACATAGTAAGCCTGACCAAAAAAGTCAGTGGACGGCTGCCTCGCCCCAACAGATTTTATTTCTCCCGTAAAATACGAGTAAGGTGAAACCTACAAATTAAATCATGATTTACGGCATGCTGGTGACACTCTCGACGGCAATCTATACTACGGTGGCCACCCTTTGGCAGGTTCAACGTGAGTGTAGAAAGTGGAAAGATGATTTGGTTCGAGCGTATGAGCTGTATGactgtctgatctgatccCACAGAGACCCTAATCAATTGGATGATGTCGTTTAGTCTTTTCATTTTGGGTCTGTTCTGCAAGCCGTATTTGATAGTTCCCCTGTTGGCAGCTGGGTTCTTCATGGTGCGCCGGATCTTGCTGCGGCGGGCAAAGCGGACCCAAGCCTGGAAATCGCCGGGTAACAACGAGTCTGGGTCGTCCAGGCATTACTCCATTAAAACCACACCATCACGTGACACGGAGAGCTCCCTGCCCAATAGCGTCGGTGACACATCCCAGAAGTAGTCGAGCAACGGATAATCACACGATTCACACGggtttataaaatatataacatACGTCTGAAATACTACATACACATTCCATGAAAACACTCATACATGTGCACGGGTGTGGATGGATCCTAAGACtaaagcaattaaaaaataCTGCACTGTACCATCGTTTCATCCAAAAGAATACTAAGACTTGAGCAGAGTGGGGATGTCTACTTTGCGCAGAGCGTCTCTTGCTTTGAGGAGCATAGTATTGTGCGGCTGGCCAGTGAGGCCGGCCAAGTGATGCATATACCTGTCAATGTTGCCAACGCTCGGACCGGACGGTTCCAGCGGAGGCAATGGGACACCATTGAGGGCTGCAACCAGCTTCTGGCGCAGACCCTTCACGTACGCCTCCAGTCGCACATTCTCCTCCTTCAGTTCGGCCACCTCGCCCATCACCTTGGCATAGCCAACATTGGTGTTGTCCACgtgctgctccagcaccgCATTTAAATGTACCACCTTAAATGTACGCTATAATTTAGAATTTAACCTTTTtgaaacaaccacaacaacacaactatcaaacaaaactattttttatttaagttttaatttatttttgattaactttttttgctgttcctaagaaacaaatccaaaaaaaacgagggggaacgttgtgagttgctgcggacaccgcaccgctacggttatacccgatactaagtcagtatggctctactctggcagacgccgctaatattaaacgacacgacaaagagtgcgtgcgagagagacagaaaatcagtctgagcgtgacgtcgggcgctgcgtagccactgaaaattgatttgttcctattggctataaaaatgatctgatctgatccagattcagcaatctgatagatatggtcattatctatgattctgcgtttttagttttctcgaatgtgcaatattgtggatgcaacagattttcgtcctttgtgtgggcggaaggggggggggcgaaattttgagatacacgttttatagtaagatctaacaggagtgcggataccaaatttggttactctagcctgaatagtctctgagatttttgaatatccccagattttcgtcctttgcgggggcggaagggggtgtggcgaaattttgaaacaaactcgtctcggtccgatatattaggagtgtggataccaaatttggttgctctagcttttgtagtctctgagatctaggcgctaatgttttactctaagcaaagccgcctatgctacgtgtgttagagagagacagggcgagaaaaaatgaaattgttttcttgatgctggctataataataatacgatccaattcagattacgcagtcttaaagatatggtcattctctacaattctacgtttttggttttctcatatctttaaaattgtggatgccacagattttcgtcctttgtgggggcggaagtgggcgtggcgaagttttgaaatatttttgtagcagtgacatatcacagaagtctggatccaaaacatcgttgctctagctcttatagtctttgagcactaggcgctgaaggggacggacagacggacatacggacggacggacagacagacagggctcaatcgactccgctattgatgctgatcaagaatatatatactttatggggtcggaaacgattccttctggacgttacacacatccacttttaccacaaatctaatataccccaatactcatttgagtatcgggtataaaaacacattaAGAAGAAAAAGGCTTAAGTTCATTAACGAAGAAGTAAAACGacgagacgaccattttgttcaataataaaagaagaaacaaCAAGTTTTATTTGCTGCAAGAAGACTGTACACATAGATGAATACATATATCATTTTTATTACTTtcgattttattattatttttctaacACACATACTGCTCCCCTTCGAAGaatattttctattatttagGAAGGCCTTattttcaaaagaatttttgtgttGAGCTAAGCAAGACTCACACTTTTTATAGTCAATTCCCCAGCATGAAAGCCCAATAGGCAGCCTACTTAATCGTTACAATACATAGTAAGCCTGACCAAAAAAGTCAGTGGACGGCTGCCTCGCCCCAACAGATTTTATTTCTCCCGTAAAATACGAGTAAGGTGAAACCTACAAATTAAATCATGATTTACGGCATGCTGGTGACACTCTCGACGGCAATCTATACTACGGTGGCCACCCTTTGGCAGGTTCAACGTGAGTGTAGAAAGTGGAAAGATGATTTGGTTCGAGCGTATGAGCTGTATGactgtctgatctgatccCACAGAGACCCTAATCAATTGGATGATGTCGTTTAGTCTTTTCATTTTGGGTCTGTTCTGCAAGCCGTATTTGATAGTTCCCCTGTTGGCAGCTGGGTTCTTCATGGTGCGCCGGATCTTGCTGCGGCGGGCAAAGCGGACCCAAGCCTGGAAATCGCCGGGTAACAACGAGTCTGGGTCGTCCAGGCATTACTCCATTAAAACCACACCATCACGTGACACGGAGAGCTCCCTGCCCAATAGCGTCGGTGACACATCCCAGAAGTAGTCGAGCAACGGATAATCACACGATTCACACGggtttataaaatatataacatACGTCTGAAATACTACATACACATTCCATGAAAACACTCATACATGTGCACGGGTGTGGATGGATCCTAAGACtaaagcaattaaaaaataCTGCACTGTACCATTGTTTCATCCAAAAGAATACTAAGACTTGAGCAGAGTGGGGATGTCTACTTTGCGCAGAGCGTCTCTTGCTTTGAGGAGCATAGTATTGTGCGGCTGGCCAGTGAGGCCGGCCAAGTGATGCATATACCTGTCAATGTTGCCAACGCTCGGACCGGACGGTTCCAGCGGAGGCAATGGGACACCATTGAGGGCTGCAACCAGCTTCTGGCGCAGACCCTTCACGTACGCCTCCAGTCGCACATTCTCCTCCTTCAGTTCGGCCACCTCGCCCATCACCTTGGCATAGCCAACATTGGTGTTGTCCACgtgctgctccagcaccgCATTTAAATGTACCACCTTAAATGTACTCTATAATTTAGAATTTAACCTTTTtgaaacaaccacaacaacacaactatcaaacaaaactattttttatttaagttttaatttatttttgattaacttttttttgctgttcctaagaaacaaatccaaaaaaaacgagggggaacgttgtgagttgctgcggacaccgcaaatCTACGGttttacccgatactaagtcagtatggctctactccggcagacgccgctaatattaaacgacacgacaaagagtgcgtgcgagagagacagaaaatcagtctgagcgtgacgtcgggcgctgcgtagccactgcaaattgatttgttcctattggctataaaaatgatctgatctgatccagattcagcaatctgatagatatggtcattatctatgattctgcgtttttagttttctcgaatgtgcaatattgtggatgcaacagattttcgtcctttgtgtgggcggaagggggtggggcgaaattttgagatacacattttatagtaagatctaacaggagtgcggatgcCAAATttcgttactctagccttaattgtctctgagatttttgattatccccagattttcgtcctttgcgggggcgaaaggggttgtggcgaaattttgaaacaaaccagtctcggtccgatatattaggagtgtggataccaaatttggttgctctagcttttgtagtctctgagatctaggcgctaattttttactctaagcaaagccgcctatgctacgtgtgtgttagagagagacagggcgagaaaaaatgaaattgttttcttgatgctggctataataataatacgatccaattcagattacgcagtcttaaagatatggtcattctctacaattctacgtttttggttttctcatatctttaaaattgtggatgccacagattttcgtcctttgtgggggcggaagtgggcgtggcgaagttttgaaatatttttgtagcagtgacatatcacagaagtctggatccaaaacatcgttgctctagctcttatagtctttgagcactaggcgctgaaggggacggacagacggacatacggacggacggacagacagacagggctcaaacgactcggctattgatgctgatcaagaatatatatactttatggggtcggaaacgattccttctggacgttacacacatccacttttaccacaaatctaatataccccaatactcattttgagtatcgggtataaaaacacattaAGAAGAAAAAGGCTTAAGTTCATTAACGAAGAAGTAAAACGacgagacgaccattttgttcaataataaaagaagaaacaaCAAGTTTTATTTGCTGCAAGAAGACTGTACACATAGATGAATACATATATCATTTTTATTACTTtcgattttattattatttttctaacACACATACTGCTCCCCTTCGAAGaatattttctattatttagGAAGGCCTTattttcaaaagaatttttgtgttGAGCTAAGCAAGACTCACACTTTTTATAGTCAATTCCCCAGCATGAAAACCCAATAGGCCGCCTACTTAATCGTTACAATACATAGTAAGCCTGGTGCGCCGGATCTTGCTGCAGCGGGCAAAGCGGATAATCACACGATTCACACGGGTTTATAAAATAGATAACATACGTCTGAAATACTAAATACACATTCCATGAAAACACTCATACATGTGCACGGGTGTGGATGGATCCTAAGACtaaagcaattaaaaaataCTGCACTGTACCATCGTTTCATCCAAAAGAATACTAAGACTTGAGCAGAGTGGGGATGTCTACTTTGCGCAGAGCGTCTCTTGCTTTGAGGAGCATAGTATTGTGCGGCTGGCCAGTGAGGCCGGCCAAGTGATGCATATACCTGTCAATGTTGCCAACGCTCGGACCGGACGGTTCCAGCGGAGGCAATGGGACACCATTGAGGGCTGCAACCAGCTTCTGGCGCAGACCCTTCACGTACGCCTCCAGTCGCACATTCTCCTCCTTCAGTTCGGCCACCTCGCCCATCACCTTGGCATAGCCAACATTGGTGTTGTCCACgtgctgctccagcaccgCATTTAAATGTACCACCTTAAATGTACGCTATAATTTAGAATTTAACCTTTTtgaaacaaccacaacaacacaactatcaaacaaaaatattttctatttaagttttaatttatttttgattaaattttttttgctgttcctAAGAAACAAacccaaaaaaaacgagggggaacgttgtgagttgctgcggacaccgcaactctacggttatacccgatactaagtcagtatggctctcctccggcagacgccgctaatattaaacgacacgacaaagagtgcgtgcgagagagacagaaaatcagtctgagcgtgacgtcgggcgctgcgtagccactgcaaattgatttgttcctattggctataaaaatgatctgatctgatccagattcagcaatctgatagatatggtcattatctatgattctgcgtttttagttttctcgaatgtgcaatattgtggatgcaacagattttcgtcctttgtgtgggcggaagggggtggggcgaaattttgagatacacgttttatagtaagatctaacaggagtgcggttaccaaatttggttactctagcctgaatagtctctgagatttttgaatatccccagattttcgtcctttgcggggcggaaggatgtgtggcaaaattttgaaacaaactcgtctcggtccgatatattaggagtgtggataccaaatttggttgctctagcttttgtagtctctgagatctaggcgctaatgttttactctaagcaaagccgcctatgctacgtgtgagttagagagagacagggcgagaaaaaattaaattgttttcttgatgctggctataataataatacgatccaatacagattacgcagtcttaaagatatggtcattctctacaattctacgtttttggttcgtcctttgtgggggcggaggtgggcgtggcgaagttttgaaatatttttgtagcagtgacatatcacagaagtctggatccaaaacatcgttgctctagctcttatagtctttgagcactaggcgctgaaggggacggacagacggacagacggacggacggacggacggacagacagacagggctcaatcgactcggctattgatgctgatcaagaatatatatactttatggggtcggaaacgattccttctggacgttacacacatccacttttaccacaaatctaatatacccaaatactcattttgagtatcgggtataaaaacacattaAGAAGAAAAAGGCTTAAGTTCATTAACGAAGAAGTAAAACGACGAGTCGACCATTTTGTTCaataataaaagaagaaacaaCAAGTTTTATTTGCTGCAAGAAGACTGTACACATAGAtgaatacatatataatttttattactttcgattttattattatttttctaacACACATACTGCTCCCCTTCGAAGaatattttctattatttagGAAGGCCTTattttcaaaagaatttttgtgttGAGCTAAGCAAGACTCACACTTTTTATAGTCAATTCCCCAGCATGAAAACCCAATAGGCAGCCTGACCAAAAAAGTCAGTGGACGGCTGCCTCGCCCCAACAGATTTTATTTCTCCCGTAAAATACGAGTAAGGTGAAACCTACAAATTAAATCATGATTTACGGCATGCTGGTGACACTCTCGACGGCAATCTATACTACGGTGGCCACCCTTTGGCAGGTTGAGTGTAGAAAGTGGAAAGATGATTTGGTTCGAGCGTATGAGCTGTATGactgtctgatctgatccCACAGAGACCCTAATCAATTGGATGATGTCGTTTAGTCTTTTCATTTAGGGTCTGTTCTGCAAGCCGTATTTGATAGTTCCCCTGTTGGCAGCTGGGTTCTTCATGGTGCGCCGGATCTTGCTGCGGCGGGCAAAGCGGACCCAAGCCTGGAAATCGCCGGGTAACAACGAGTCTGGGTCGTCCAGGCATTACTCCATTAAAACCCCACCATCACGCGACACGGAGAGCTCCCTGCCCAATAGCGTCGGTGACACATCCCAGAAGTAGTCGAGCAACGGATAATCACACGATTCACACGGGTTTATAAAACATATAACATACGTCTGAAAT harbors:
- the LOC117193199 gene encoding uncharacterized protein LOC117193199, coding for MIYGMLVTLSTAIYTTVATLWQVQQTLINWMMSFSLFILGLFCKPYLIVPLLAAGFFMVRRILLRRAKRTQAWKSPGNNESGSSRHYSIKTTPSRDTESSLPNSVGDTSQK